One genomic region from Sparus aurata chromosome 15, fSpaAur1.1, whole genome shotgun sequence encodes:
- the LOC115597121 gene encoding G-protein coupled receptor 26-like: MDAADIVASVLVLGIIIVSLLSNVVVLICFLYNPEIRRQVPGLFILNLTFCNLLLSVSNMPLTLVGLITTGHPGGSGFCQVVGFLDTFLTTNSMLSMAALSIDRWVAVVFPLSYHSRIRHRDAVIALGYTWIHSLCFSTVATCRSWVGYHHLYASCTLCNVRAKGAGTQFIIFTVALHSLTFLLTLIVMCVTYLKVLKVARFHCKRIDVITMQTLVLLVDIHPSVRQKCLDEQKRRRLRATKKISTFIGTFVVCFSPYVITRIVELFLPGPISPHWGVLSKCLAYSKAASDPFVYSLLRHQYRKTCSLLANKVLKRSPLNSSSLRMENNGGRSNANSNTTNNTQPQTNNTQPQTNNTQPQTNNIQPQTNKPVGQ, translated from the exons ATGGACGCAGCGGACATAGTTGCTTCCGTGTTGGTTTTGGGGATTATTATCGTGTCGCTGCTGTCCAACGTTGTGGTGCTGATCTGCTTTCTGTACAACCCGGAGATCCGCAGACAGGTACCCGGTCTCTTTATCCTCAACCTGACGTTTTGCAACCTGTTGCTAAGCGTGTCCAACATGCCACTAACTCTGGTCGGGCTCATCACCACGGGCCACCCCGGAGGCAGCGGCTTCTGTCAGGTTGTGGGTTTCCTCGACACTTTTCTCACCACGAACTCCATGCTCAGCATGGCAGCCCTCAGCATCGACCGATGGGTCGCCGTGGTGTTCCCGCTGAGCTACCACTCCAGAATCCGGCACCGGGACGCAGTGATCGCGCTCGGATACACGTGGATACACTCGCTCTGCTTCTCCACCGTGGCCACCTGCCGCTCCTGGGTCGGGTACCACCACCTTTACGCATCGTGCACTCTCTGCAATGTGCGGGCGAAGGGAGCCGGGACCCAGTTTATCATTTTCACCGTGGCTTTGCACTCTCTCACTTTCCTCCTCACGCTCATCGTGATGTGTGTCACGTATCTGAAAGTGCTGAAAGTTGCGAGGTTTCACTGTAAACGCATCGACGTGATCACTATGCAGACGCTGGTGCTGCTTGTGGATATTCACCCCAG CGTGCGACAGAAATGCTTGGATGAGCAGAAGCGGAGGAGGCTGAGGGCCACCAAGAAGATCAGCACGTTCATCGGCACGTTCGTGGTGTGCTTCAGCCCGTACGTCATCACGAG AATTGTGGAGCTCTTCCTCCCAGGGCCCATAAGCCCTCACTGGGGCGTGCTGTCCAAGTGTTTGGCCTACAGCAAGGCAGCAAGCGACCCGTTCGTCTACTCACTGCTGCGTCACCAGTACAGGAAGACCTGCAGCCTGCTGGCTAACAAAGTCCTCAAGAGGAGTCCGCTCAACTCCTCCTCCCTCAGGATGGAGAACAATGGGGGAAGGAGCAACGCCAACTCCAACACAACCAACAACACTCAACCGCAGACCAACAACACTCAACCGCAGACCAACAACACTCAACCGCAGACCAACAACATCCAACCGCAGACCAACAAGCCAGTTGGCCAGTGA